The following are encoded in a window of Bradyrhizobium guangdongense genomic DNA:
- the gstA gene encoding glutathione transferase GstA has protein sequence MKLYYSPGACSLSPHIALLEADLPYELVKVDIRAKKLENGEDYLKVNPKGQVPALGLDSGEIVTEGPVIVQMIADKAPAKALAPARDSSERYKLLEWLNFLTSEVHKSFGPLFAPALNDDAKAFFKDRLMGKLKHIDSQLAGRDYLMGKQFSVADGYLFTMLTWGDRMKFDLSAMPHLTAYKARVAARPKVQEALKKEGLIQAA, from the coding sequence CACATTGCGCTCCTCGAGGCCGACCTGCCTTATGAGCTGGTCAAGGTCGATATCCGGGCCAAGAAGCTCGAGAACGGTGAAGACTATCTGAAGGTCAACCCGAAGGGTCAGGTGCCCGCGCTGGGCCTCGACAGCGGCGAGATCGTGACGGAAGGCCCGGTCATTGTCCAGATGATCGCCGACAAGGCCCCGGCCAAGGCGCTGGCGCCCGCCCGCGACAGCTCCGAGCGCTACAAGCTGCTCGAATGGCTGAACTTCCTCACCTCCGAGGTGCACAAGAGCTTTGGTCCGCTGTTTGCTCCGGCGCTGAACGACGACGCCAAGGCGTTCTTCAAGGATCGTCTCATGGGCAAGCTGAAGCACATCGACAGCCAGCTCGCCGGCCGTGACTACCTCATGGGCAAGCAGTTCTCGGTCGCCGATGGCTATCTCTTCACGATGCTGACCTGGGGCGATCGCATGAAGTTCGACCTCTCGGCGATGCCGCACCTCACCGCCTACAAGGCCCGAGTCGCGGCACGGCCGAAGGTGCAGGAAGCCTTGAAGAAGGAAGGCCTGATCCAGGCCGCCTGA